The Pseudomonas baetica genome includes a region encoding these proteins:
- the pilB gene encoding type IV-A pilus assembly ATPase PilB, translating into MNDIALSGLAKQLVQAELLTEKSAQQAWQQAQRNRLSLVSYLVQNKLVKSAQVAEIASEHFGMAFLDLNCLDKETQPKGLVSEKLVRQHHALPLWRRGNKLFVGISDPSNHQAINDIQFSTGLNTEAILVEDDKLSDAIEKFFDTHASGLEDMADVDLDGLDVESIDDSKQDAIGVIDADDAPVVRFVHKMLLDAIKSGSSDLHFEPYEKNYRVRVRTDGILREVAKPPIQLAGRIAARLKVMASLDISERRKPQDGRIKMRLSKSKSIDFRVNTLPTLWGEKVVIRILDPSSAQMGIDALGYEPAQKDLYMAALKQPQGMILVTGPTGSGKTVSLYTGLNILNTVDINISTAEDPVEINMEGINQVNVNPRQGLDFAQALRSFLRQDPDVIMVGEIRDLETAEIAIKAAQTGHLVLSTLHTNSAAETLTRLHNMGIPGFNIATSVSLIIAQRLARKLCSHCKKPIEIPRETLLKEGFPEERIGHFTIYEPVGCDHCNGGYKGRVGIYEVVKNTPDLQRLIMAKGNSLEIDIQMRRDGFDDLRTSGLHKAMQGITSLEEINRVTKD; encoded by the coding sequence ATGAATGACATCGCTCTGAGCGGTCTGGCCAAGCAATTGGTGCAGGCCGAACTGCTCACGGAAAAAAGCGCCCAGCAGGCTTGGCAACAGGCCCAGCGCAATCGTCTGTCGCTGGTCAGTTATCTGGTGCAGAACAAACTGGTAAAGAGCGCGCAGGTCGCCGAGATTGCCTCCGAGCACTTCGGCATGGCGTTCCTCGACCTTAATTGCCTGGACAAGGAAACCCAGCCTAAAGGCCTGGTCAGTGAAAAACTGGTGCGCCAGCACCACGCCCTGCCCTTGTGGCGGCGCGGCAACAAACTGTTCGTGGGCATTTCCGACCCGAGCAATCATCAAGCGATCAACGACATCCAGTTCAGCACCGGGTTGAACACCGAAGCCATCCTGGTGGAGGACGACAAGCTCAGCGACGCGATCGAAAAATTCTTCGACACCCACGCCAGCGGTCTCGAAGACATGGCCGACGTCGATCTCGACGGCCTCGATGTCGAATCGATCGACGACAGCAAGCAGGACGCCATCGGCGTCATCGATGCCGACGATGCGCCGGTGGTGCGTTTCGTTCACAAGATGCTGCTCGATGCGATCAAGAGCGGCTCCTCCGACCTGCATTTCGAACCCTACGAAAAGAACTACCGCGTGCGGGTGCGCACCGACGGCATCCTGCGTGAGGTGGCCAAGCCGCCGATTCAACTGGCCGGGCGCATCGCCGCACGATTGAAAGTCATGGCCAGCCTCGACATCTCGGAACGGCGCAAACCGCAGGACGGGCGGATCAAGATGCGCCTGTCGAAGAGCAAGTCGATCGATTTCCGGGTCAACACCCTGCCGACCCTGTGGGGCGAAAAAGTAGTGATCCGGATCCTCGACCCCTCCAGCGCACAAATGGGCATCGATGCGCTTGGCTACGAGCCGGCGCAGAAAGACCTGTACATGGCCGCGCTCAAGCAGCCACAGGGAATGATTCTGGTCACCGGCCCCACCGGCTCGGGCAAAACCGTGTCGCTGTACACCGGGCTGAATATCCTCAACACCGTCGACATCAATATCTCCACCGCTGAAGACCCGGTGGAGATTAACATGGAAGGCATCAATCAGGTCAACGTCAACCCCAGGCAGGGGCTCGACTTTGCCCAGGCCTTGCGCTCGTTTCTGCGTCAGGATCCGGACGTGATCATGGTCGGCGAGATCCGCGATCTGGAAACCGCCGAGATCGCGATAAAGGCTGCGCAGACCGGCCACCTCGTATTGTCCACACTGCACACCAACAGCGCCGCCGAAACCCTGACCCGCCTGCACAACATGGGCATCCCCGGCTTCAACATCGCCACCTCTGTCAGCCTGATCATCGCCCAGCGGCTGGCGCGCAAGTTGTGCAGCCACTGCAAGAAACCCATCGAGATTCCTCGTGAGACCTTGCTCAAGGAAGGCTTCCCCGAGGAACGCATCGGCCATTTCACGATCTACGAGCCGGTCGGTTGCGATCACTGCAACGGCGGTTACAAGGGGCGCGTGGGGATTTATGAAGTGGTGAAGAACACACCGGACCTGCAACGGCTGATCATGGCCAAAGGCAACTCGCTGGAAATCGATATTCAGATGCGTCGCGACGGCTTCGACGATTTACGCACCTCGGGGCTGCACAAGGCCATGCAGGGCATCACCAGCCTGGAAGAAATCAACCGGGTCACCAAGGACTGA
- a CDS encoding MOSC domain-containing protein, with the protein MTPLQQLIADVPQNGRVRWIGVRPESRGPMLELDAVEARLEAGLTGDHARPGVRNARQVTLIQWEHLAVISALMGRPHDQPVKPEDLRRNLVISGINLFSLKGRRFRIGQAIFETTGWCQPCARLQNNLGPGTFQAVRGHGGITARVLQSGIIRLDDSLSVEPVPDSGYAAFNPG; encoded by the coding sequence GTGACACCACTTCAACAATTGATCGCCGATGTGCCACAAAACGGACGAGTGCGCTGGATAGGCGTGCGCCCCGAATCCCGTGGGCCAATGCTCGAACTCGATGCCGTGGAGGCAAGACTGGAAGCCGGACTGACCGGCGATCACGCCCGCCCCGGGGTGCGTAACGCGCGACAGGTGACGCTGATTCAGTGGGAGCATCTCGCCGTGATCAGCGCCTTGATGGGACGCCCGCACGATCAACCGGTCAAGCCTGAAGATCTGCGGCGCAATCTCGTTATTAGCGGCATCAACCTGTTCAGCCTCAAGGGCCGGCGCTTTCGCATCGGTCAGGCGATTTTCGAGACAACCGGCTGGTGTCAGCCTTGTGCCCGCCTGCAAAACAACCTCGGCCCTGGCACTTTTCAAGCGGTGCGCGGGCATGGCGGAATCACCGCGCGGGTGTTACAAAGCGGGATCATTCGCCTCGATGATAGCCTGTCTGTCGAACCGGTTCCGGACAGCGGCTATGCTGCGTTCAACCCCGGTTGA
- a CDS encoding BON domain-containing protein, whose product MKKFAITAAAATALTLTMASGAFAQSTQATQAPMTLAAGEVTQAKEATSDTWITTKVKADLVTEKGIPGTDIKVETNKGVVSLSSTAAVTESQKDVAVAIAKKIKGVKAVSADGLKAE is encoded by the coding sequence ATGAAGAAGTTCGCTATCACTGCCGCTGCTGCTACCGCGCTGACCCTGACCATGGCTTCCGGTGCATTTGCACAATCCACCCAGGCTACCCAGGCACCAATGACTCTGGCTGCCGGTGAAGTGACTCAGGCAAAAGAAGCTACTTCCGACACCTGGATCACCACCAAGGTCAAAGCTGATCTGGTCACCGAAAAAGGCATCCCAGGTACTGACATCAAAGTTGAAACCAACAAAGGCGTTGTGTCGCTGTCGTCGACTGCTGCAGTAACCGAATCGCAGAAAGACGTTGCTGTGGCAATCGCCAAGAAAATCAAAGGCGTCAAAGCGGTCTCCGCTGACGGCCTGAAAGCCGAGTAA
- the coaE gene encoding dephospho-CoA kinase (Dephospho-CoA kinase (CoaE) performs the final step in coenzyme A biosynthesis.) has translation MNTPVEKPWILGLTGGIGSGKSAAAQHFIDLGIHVVDADHAARWVVEPGRPALAKIAEHFGAGVLQAHGTLDRAALRKLIFEVPEQRRWLEALLHPLIAEEIAHHLAQAKSPYAILVSPLLIESGQYAMTQRILVIDAPQQLQIERTLQRDQTSEQQVQAILKAQSSREDRVSRADDVVVNDRDLAWLHSEVERLHDFYLTLSGGQS, from the coding sequence ATGAATACCCCTGTGGAAAAACCCTGGATTCTCGGCCTGACCGGTGGCATCGGCAGCGGCAAAAGCGCGGCGGCCCAGCACTTTATCGACCTCGGCATCCATGTGGTCGACGCCGATCATGCGGCGCGCTGGGTGGTCGAACCGGGACGTCCGGCGTTGGCGAAGATTGCCGAACACTTCGGCGCTGGCGTGTTACAAGCGCACGGAACGCTGGATCGCGCGGCCCTGCGCAAACTGATCTTTGAAGTGCCGGAGCAGCGCCGCTGGCTCGAAGCCCTGCTGCATCCGTTGATCGCCGAGGAAATCGCCCATCATCTGGCGCAGGCAAAATCGCCTTACGCGATTCTCGTTTCACCGCTGCTGATCGAATCCGGGCAATACGCGATGACCCAGCGGATTCTGGTGATCGACGCCCCGCAACAACTGCAGATCGAACGCACCTTGCAACGTGATCAGACCAGCGAACAGCAGGTTCAGGCGATCCTCAAGGCTCAGTCCAGCCGCGAAGATCGTGTGAGCCGTGCCGACGACGTGGTGGTCAACGACCGCGACCTCGCCTGGTTGCACAGTGAGGTCGAGCGCTTGCATGACTTTTACCTGACTTTAAGTGGAGGCCAATCATGA
- a CDS encoding DUF3094 family protein, whose product MTSRLKPEDQKHVEEYLQLSQHRVERRPFRPWMLLVLVLVVTIGLGLLSRFISYLTL is encoded by the coding sequence ATGACCAGCCGCCTGAAACCCGAAGACCAAAAGCATGTCGAAGAGTACCTGCAACTGTCCCAACACCGTGTCGAGCGCCGGCCTTTCCGGCCGTGGATGCTCCTGGTGCTGGTGCTGGTAGTGACCATTGGTCTGGGCCTGTTGAGCCGATTTATCAGTTACCTGACGCTATGA
- the yacG gene encoding DNA gyrase inhibitor YacG → MSQIPTVECPTCGAPVEFTPANKFRPFCSDRCKLIDLGAWASEEHKIPVAPDAEDELFSGDFDPRH, encoded by the coding sequence ATGAGCCAGATCCCAACCGTTGAATGCCCGACCTGCGGCGCCCCCGTGGAATTCACACCGGCGAACAAGTTTCGGCCGTTCTGCTCCGATCGCTGCAAACTCATCGACCTCGGCGCCTGGGCTTCCGAAGAACACAAGATTCCGGTCGCCCCGGATGCCGAAGATGAACTGTTTTCCGGCGATTTCGACCCGCGTCACTGA
- a CDS encoding prepilin peptidase: MPIDQLLSLYPLAFVLTALLLGLVVGSFLNVLIWRLPKMLERDWRQQAHDVLGLPIDTPQPTYNLMLPHSECPHCQHRIRAWENIPLLSYLLLRGRCSACAAPISKRYPLTELACGLLSAFIAWYLGFGWPACVLIFLTWGLLAMSLIDTEHQLLPDVLVLPLLWLGLIVNSFGLFTSLHNALWGAVAGYLALWSVFWLFKLLTGKDGIGHGDFKLLALLGAWGGWQILPLTILLSSLVGAIVGVILLRLREQNTSTPIPFGPYLAIAGWIALLWGGQITDFYWQFVGLK, encoded by the coding sequence ATGCCTATCGACCAACTTCTCAGTCTGTATCCGCTGGCCTTTGTCCTCACCGCCCTGCTGCTCGGGCTGGTGGTGGGCAGCTTTCTCAATGTGCTGATCTGGCGTTTGCCGAAAATGCTCGAGCGCGATTGGCGCCAACAGGCCCATGACGTCTTGGGCTTGCCGATCGATACGCCGCAGCCGACCTACAACCTGATGCTGCCGCATTCCGAGTGCCCACACTGCCAGCACCGGATTCGCGCATGGGAGAACATCCCGCTGCTCAGTTATCTGCTACTGCGCGGACGCTGCTCGGCGTGCGCTGCGCCGATCAGCAAACGTTATCCCCTGACCGAACTGGCCTGCGGCCTGCTCTCGGCGTTCATCGCCTGGTATTTGGGCTTCGGGTGGCCGGCCTGTGTGTTGATCTTCCTCACGTGGGGCTTGCTGGCGATGAGTCTGATCGACACCGAGCATCAGTTGCTGCCCGATGTACTGGTGCTGCCGCTGTTGTGGTTGGGGTTGATCGTCAACAGTTTCGGCCTGTTCACGTCCCTGCATAATGCACTATGGGGTGCGGTGGCCGGGTATCTGGCGCTGTGGTCGGTGTTTTGGCTGTTCAAACTTTTGACCGGTAAAGACGGCATCGGCCACGGTGATTTCAAGCTGCTGGCGCTGCTCGGCGCCTGGGGTGGCTGGCAGATTCTGCCGCTGACCATCCTGCTGTCATCGCTGGTTGGCGCCATTGTCGGGGTGATTTTGCTGCGCCTGCGTGAGCAGAACACCTCAACACCAATCCCCTTCGGCCCGTATCTGGCAATTGCCGGCTGGATTGCCTTGCTCTGGGGTGGTCAAATAACCGACTTCTATTGGCAGTTTGTCGGTTTGAAATGA
- a CDS encoding DUF1780 domain-containing protein, translated as MDDSDYLRLLTIAAEQANAFLSNARKWERERWVCQRLLQGLNIPYRADEFAPAGEPPDVLFRDANFEVFFVLDEGRRLNDEWRDELKRRRSAFSLSQLVRREAKPRRIPANEFLLRLAPTLRKKAHNYKERGMDLGELDIIAFASLKREVLDLNSHFPPPTEYLRQGWRSLSLVGPTFARVLFAHPDAPDFLRSNLGRSIVFDVGISL; from the coding sequence ATGGATGACTCCGATTATTTACGCCTGCTGACCATTGCGGCCGAGCAAGCCAACGCGTTCCTGTCCAATGCCCGCAAATGGGAGCGTGAGCGTTGGGTCTGCCAGCGCCTGCTGCAAGGCCTGAACATTCCCTACCGGGCCGATGAATTTGCGCCTGCCGGCGAGCCGCCGGATGTGCTGTTTCGTGATGCCAATTTCGAAGTGTTCTTCGTTCTCGACGAAGGCCGCCGACTCAACGACGAATGGCGCGATGAATTGAAGCGGCGGCGCAGTGCGTTCTCCCTCAGCCAACTGGTGCGCCGCGAAGCCAAGCCGCGCCGGATTCCGGCCAATGAGTTCCTGCTCAGACTGGCGCCGACCTTGCGCAAGAAAGCCCACAACTACAAGGAACGCGGCATGGATCTGGGCGAACTGGACATCATCGCCTTCGCCAGCCTCAAGCGCGAAGTGCTGGATCTGAACAGCCACTTTCCGCCACCCACCGAATACTTGCGCCAGGGCTGGCGCTCGCTGTCCCTCGTCGGCCCGACATTCGCCCGTGTACTATTTGCTCACCCCGATGCACCGGACTTTCTGCGCAGCAACCTGGGCCGCAGCATCGTTTTCGACGTAGGGATCAGCCTGTGA
- a CDS encoding type II secretion system F family protein, which produces MAVKAAKISVYAWEGTDKKGSKLSGELSGQNPALIKAQLRKQGINPGKVRKKSVSILSFGKRIKAQDIALFTRQMATMMKAGVPLLQSFDIIGEGFDNPAMRKLVDEVKQEVAAGNSFANALRKKPQYFDELYCNLVDAGEQSGALDTLLERVATYKEKSERLKAKIKKAMTYPTAVVLVAAVVTGILLVKVVPQFQSVFSGFGAELPAFTLMVISLSEFMQQWWWAILSVLVATIFGTRHALKTSQALRDRKDTWLLKLPLVGTLIYKSAVARFARTLSTTFAAGVPLVEALDSVAGATGNVVFKRAVLRIRQDVSTGMQLNFSMRSTGVFPNMAVQMTAIGEESGALDEMLDKVAGFYEEEVDNMVDNLTSLMEPFIMVVLGVIVGGLVVAMYLPIFQLGSAI; this is translated from the coding sequence ATGGCGGTCAAGGCAGCGAAAATCAGCGTTTACGCCTGGGAAGGCACGGACAAGAAAGGCAGCAAACTCAGCGGTGAGTTGAGCGGGCAGAATCCGGCACTGATCAAGGCTCAACTACGCAAACAAGGGATCAATCCGGGCAAGGTGCGCAAGAAATCGGTATCGATACTGAGTTTCGGCAAACGCATCAAGGCTCAGGACATCGCCCTGTTCACCCGGCAAATGGCAACCATGATGAAGGCCGGCGTACCGCTGCTGCAGTCGTTCGACATCATTGGCGAGGGCTTCGACAACCCGGCCATGCGCAAACTGGTAGACGAGGTGAAACAAGAAGTCGCGGCCGGGAACAGTTTCGCCAACGCCCTGCGCAAAAAGCCGCAGTACTTCGACGAGTTGTATTGCAACCTGGTAGATGCCGGTGAGCAGTCCGGCGCCCTTGATACGTTGCTGGAGCGGGTCGCAACCTACAAGGAAAAAAGTGAACGCCTCAAGGCCAAGATCAAGAAAGCCATGACCTACCCCACCGCCGTGGTGCTGGTGGCGGCGGTGGTGACTGGGATTTTGCTGGTCAAAGTGGTGCCGCAGTTCCAGTCGGTTTTTTCCGGCTTCGGCGCCGAACTGCCAGCGTTCACCCTGATGGTGATCAGCCTCTCGGAATTCATGCAGCAATGGTGGTGGGCGATACTGAGCGTATTGGTAGCGACAATTTTCGGCACCCGTCATGCGCTGAAAACCTCCCAGGCCTTGCGTGACCGCAAAGACACCTGGCTGCTGAAACTGCCCTTGGTCGGCACGTTGATATACAAGTCCGCTGTCGCACGTTTTGCTCGAACCCTGTCGACTACATTTGCCGCGGGTGTACCGCTGGTGGAAGCCCTCGACTCGGTGGCCGGCGCCACCGGCAACGTGGTGTTCAAGCGTGCGGTGCTGCGTATACGCCAAGACGTCTCCACCGGCATGCAGCTGAATTTTTCAATGCGCAGCACCGGCGTCTTTCCGAATATGGCGGTGCAGATGACAGCGATCGGCGAGGAGTCCGGGGCACTGGACGAGATGCTCGACAAGGTCGCGGGGTTTTACGAGGAGGAAGTCGATAACATGGTCGACAACCTCACCAGCCTGATGGAACCGTTCATCATGGTGGTGCTCGGGGTCATTGTCGGCGGGCTGGTAGTGGCCATGTACCTGCCGATCTTCCAACTTGGCTCAGCGATCTGA
- a CDS encoding pilin encodes MTKQQGFTLIELLIVVAIIGILATIALPQYSKYQARSKVTAGLAEISALKVPFEDTINQGTNPTLAIVKGDTVTTTSNCALTASGTAADGAGTIVCTIANAPAPVLGKTITLTRSSGTGAGVWSCGTTVAPDYSPKGCTATGT; translated from the coding sequence ATGACAAAACAACAAGGTTTCACTCTGATCGAGCTGCTGATCGTTGTGGCGATTATCGGGATTCTGGCGACTATCGCCCTGCCGCAGTATTCCAAGTATCAGGCTCGGTCCAAGGTGACGGCGGGGCTGGCGGAAATCAGTGCGCTGAAAGTGCCGTTCGAGGACACCATCAATCAAGGGACAAACCCTACGCTTGCCATCGTGAAGGGTGATACGGTCACGACCACTTCAAATTGTGCGTTGACGGCTTCAGGTACGGCCGCTGATGGCGCGGGAACCATTGTTTGTACGATCGCCAATGCTCCAGCGCCAGTGTTGGGCAAAACCATTACGCTGACTCGTTCCTCCGGCACGGGCGCAGGCGTTTGGAGCTGTGGTACCACAGTGGCTCCGGATTACTCGCCAAAAGGCTGCACTGCCACCGGTACGTAA
- a CDS encoding DUF2845 domain-containing protein yields MKRKWLAAMALTLAAGAASASDTLRCGSQLISIGDRSSEVLQKCGEPVSRDVLGYKRSANRREEFQVEEWTYGPSNGMYQYLRFEGNRLRQINSKRGN; encoded by the coding sequence ATGAAGCGCAAATGGCTGGCCGCGATGGCGCTGACACTCGCGGCCGGCGCTGCTTCGGCGTCCGATACGCTGCGCTGCGGCAGCCAACTGATCAGCATTGGCGACCGCTCAAGCGAAGTGCTGCAAAAGTGCGGTGAGCCGGTCAGCCGCGATGTGCTGGGCTACAAGCGCAGCGCCAATCGCCGCGAAGAATTTCAGGTCGAAGAATGGACCTACGGCCCGAGCAACGGCATGTACCAATACCTGCGCTTTGAAGGCAATCGCCTGCGCCAGATCAACAGCAAACGCGGCAACTAA
- a CDS encoding FAD/FMN-containing dehydrogenase, producing MKFRWLLVFVLVPLWAHALENGERLAPWTLLDQYDQAYTLDNSTTTLLVARDMDGAKLIKEALKDQPKGYLEARHAVFVADIQRMPALIAKMFAVPAMRDYSYRVMLDREGRVASRYPGAEGQVLWIQLKDGRLLEQHEYANAAQLREALEKARP from the coding sequence GTGAAATTTCGCTGGTTGCTGGTATTTGTTCTTGTACCGCTCTGGGCTCACGCCCTGGAAAATGGCGAACGGCTCGCCCCTTGGACGTTGCTTGATCAGTACGATCAGGCCTACACGCTCGACAACAGCACCACGACGCTGCTGGTGGCGCGGGACATGGATGGCGCCAAACTGATCAAGGAAGCCTTGAAGGATCAGCCCAAGGGCTATCTGGAGGCGCGCCACGCGGTGTTCGTTGCGGACATCCAGCGTATGCCGGCGCTGATTGCCAAGATGTTCGCCGTGCCCGCCATGCGTGATTACAGCTACCGGGTCATGCTCGACCGCGAGGGCCGGGTCGCTTCGCGATATCCCGGCGCAGAGGGCCAGGTGTTGTGGATACAGCTCAAGGACGGCCGGCTGCTCGAGCAACATGAGTACGCCAACGCTGCCCAGTTGCGCGAGGCGCTGGAGAAGGCGCGGCCATGA
- a CDS encoding energy-coupling factor ABC transporter permease, producing MIGAEVLSTASQVLGWLIYLPVLLWAIFRAPWVELFSDNRRQHLLFGTVFALFLLWLVRRDFDTGVSYHFIGMTAVTLLLDWPLAIVGGLVAQVGLLLLGRQDLAAFGVNGALFILLPVLITECVAILVERAQPRNPFVYIFCSGFLAAALSALLCLLLSLTLLWYDGLFALPEWLEDFIGYLWLIIFPEAFINGMVISALVVFSPEWLETFNRTRYLSAPWKDDDPKS from the coding sequence ATGATCGGTGCCGAGGTGCTGTCGACTGCAAGCCAGGTGCTGGGCTGGCTGATCTATTTGCCTGTGCTGCTCTGGGCGATCTTTCGCGCACCGTGGGTCGAATTGTTCAGTGACAACCGCCGCCAGCACTTGCTGTTCGGCACGGTGTTCGCGTTGTTTCTGTTGTGGCTGGTGCGCAGGGATTTTGACACCGGAGTGTCTTATCACTTCATCGGCATGACGGCGGTGACGTTGCTGCTGGACTGGCCACTGGCGATAGTCGGCGGCCTGGTGGCGCAGGTCGGCCTGTTGCTGCTCGGGCGTCAGGATCTCGCGGCGTTCGGGGTCAACGGCGCCTTGTTCATTTTGCTACCGGTGCTGATCACCGAGTGCGTGGCGATCCTCGTCGAGCGTGCGCAGCCGCGCAATCCGTTTGTGTATATCTTCTGTTCGGGGTTTCTCGCGGCGGCGTTGTCGGCGTTACTGTGCCTTTTGTTGAGTCTGACGCTGCTCTGGTACGACGGCCTCTTCGCCTTGCCTGAATGGCTGGAAGACTTCATCGGTTACCTGTGGCTGATCATTTTTCCCGAAGCATTCATCAACGGCATGGTGATCAGTGCGCTGGTTGTATTCAGTCCGGAATGGCTGGAGACCTTCAATCGCACGCGCTACCTTTCGGCGCCGTGGAAGGACGACGATCCCAAGTCTTGA
- a CDS encoding NAD(P)/FAD-dependent oxidoreductase, whose product MSHRIVIVGGGAGGLELATRLGKTLGKRGTASVMLVDANLTHIWKPLLHEVAAGSLNSSEDELNYVAQAKWNHFEFQLGRMSGLDRAQKKIQLAATYDENGVELVPAREVAYDSLVISVGSTTNDFGTQGAAQHCLFLDTRKQAERFHQQLLNHYLRAHAGQTDVVEQISVAIVGAGATGVELAAELHNAAHELAAYGLDRIKPENMHITLIEAGPRVLPALPERIGGPVHKTLEKLGVNVMTNASVSEVTADSLITADGNEIKASLKVWAAGIRAPGFLKDIDGLETNRINQLQVLPTLQTTRDENIFAFGDCAACPQPGTDRNVPPRAQAAHQQASLLAKSLKLRIEGKTLPEYKYTDYGSLISLSRFSAVGNLMGNLTGSVMLEGWLARMFYVSLYRMHQMALYGPFRTAMLMLGSKIGRGTEPRLKLH is encoded by the coding sequence ATGTCCCATCGTATTGTTATTGTCGGCGGCGGCGCCGGCGGTCTGGAGTTGGCTACCCGTCTGGGTAAGACTCTGGGCAAGCGCGGCACGGCCAGTGTGATGCTGGTCGACGCGAACCTGACGCACATCTGGAAACCGCTGTTGCACGAAGTGGCGGCTGGATCGCTGAACTCTTCCGAAGACGAACTCAACTATGTCGCCCAAGCCAAATGGAACCACTTCGAGTTCCAGCTGGGGCGCATGAGCGGGCTTGATCGCGCACAGAAAAAAATCCAGTTGGCCGCCACCTACGACGAAAACGGCGTAGAGCTGGTACCCGCGCGCGAAGTGGCCTATGACTCGCTGGTGATCAGCGTCGGCAGCACCACCAACGATTTCGGCACTCAAGGCGCGGCACAACATTGCCTGTTCCTCGATACCCGCAAACAGGCCGAGCGTTTTCACCAGCAATTGCTCAACCACTACCTGCGTGCCCATGCCGGGCAAACCGATGTGGTCGAGCAGATCAGCGTGGCCATCGTCGGCGCTGGCGCCACGGGCGTCGAACTGGCGGCAGAACTGCACAACGCAGCCCATGAGCTAGCAGCTTACGGCCTCGACCGGATCAAACCGGAAAACATGCACATCACCCTGATCGAAGCCGGGCCACGGGTGCTGCCAGCCCTGCCGGAGCGCATCGGCGGGCCGGTGCACAAGACCCTGGAGAAACTCGGGGTCAATGTAATGACCAATGCGTCGGTCAGCGAAGTGACGGCCGACAGCCTGATCACTGCCGATGGCAACGAAATCAAGGCCAGCCTGAAAGTTTGGGCAGCCGGTATTCGTGCGCCGGGTTTCCTCAAGGACATCGATGGCCTGGAAACCAACCGCATCAATCAGCTGCAAGTGCTGCCGACCCTGCAAACCACCCGCGACGAGAACATTTTCGCTTTCGGTGATTGCGCCGCGTGCCCCCAACCTGGCACCGACCGTAACGTGCCACCGCGTGCACAAGCCGCACACCAGCAGGCATCCTTGCTGGCCAAATCGCTGAAACTGCGCATCGAAGGCAAGACCCTGCCGGAGTACAAGTACACCGACTACGGCTCGTTGATTTCGCTGTCGCGTTTTTCGGCTGTGGGTAACTTGATGGGCAACCTCACCGGCAGCGTGATGCTCGAGGGCTGGCTGGCACGGATGTTTTACGTGTCGCTGTACCGCATGCACCAGATGGCGCTGTACGGGCCATTCCGCACGGCGATGCTGATGCTCGGCAGCAAGATTGGTCGTGGCACG